The genomic interval AACTCGAAGACGCGCTCACCGCCCGCCAGGAGTTCCTGAACACCGCCTGCGAGCGACGCCTCGACGGGGCGTTCGTCGTCGAGCGCCGGGGCGCGGACTCCGCCGGCCACCGGAAGGTGTTCGAGTCGTTCGACGAGGTCGCTCGCCTCTTCGACCGGCTTCCGGCGGAGTTCACGGCCGAGGACTTGTCCGCGACCGGGCTCACCGGCGGGCGTCGCCACATGGTACTGTGGTTCTTCGTCGAACACCCCGACTTCGCGTGTTCGCTCGCGAGCCGACAGCCGCTGACCGCGGCCAAGGACGGGGGTGAGTCGTAGGTTCCTTGGGCGTCCCGTCGAACCGTCGTGTGTGATTTTCAGTATCGTCGCGCGCGACCCGGGGACGGGCGCGGTCGGTGTCGCGGTCTGGCACGGCCTGAGCCGGCTCGACCGAAAGTAGCCGGGACTTTTCCGAACGCGCGCCATACTCCCGGGTATGCGCGACGAAGACGAGATTCGAGAGCAGTACGAGTTCCTCGTCGAACAGCTCGAATCGGAGGAGATGAACCACAAGGGCGTTCGCGAGATGTTCACGTACTACAAACGTGCACTCGGATGGGTGTTGGAGGAAGAATACATTTAGCGGCAGACGTTCCAGACGCCGATACCTTTATCCTTGTAGGGGCGTTTGATTCGGGTGACGCTTCGCTTGGAGGGCCGAAGCGTCAGCGGGGACCAATTCAGGGCGGCAGCGACCCCGGGTTTTCCGGGGTCATGCCTTTCCCCTTCTGAACTACACTACGTAGCGTCCGCTCCGCGGTTTTCTCGCCTCAGAAAACTAGGGAGCGGTGCGTCCGGCCTACCAGAGGATGGCGGGCCAGACGAAGTAGAAGAGCGCGGTGATGAGCGCCGTCAGGACGAGCGTCATCAGGACGTTGAGGACGACGCCGGCGCGCATCATGTGTTTCTGCCGGATGTAGCCGCTGCCGAAGACGATGGCGTTCGGCGGGGTGGCGACGGGGAGCGCGAACGCGAAGCTCGCGGCGACCGCGCCGGAGACGGCGAGGAAGACGGCGGCGGCTTCGGGGACGACGCCGAGCGTGCCGGCGAGCACGCTCCCGAGGCTGACGAGCACGGGCACGACGATGGTCGCGGTCGCGGTGTTCGAGGTCATCTCCGTGAGGAAGATGATGAGCAGGACGACCGCGAACACGATGGCGAGCACGGGCGCGTCCGTGAGGTTCGTGAAGATGCCGGACGCGATCCAGCGCGTCGCGCCGGTCGCGGCGAACGCGTCGGCGAGCGCGATACCGCCGCCGAACAGGAGGATGGTTCCCCAGTCGATGTCTTCGAGGTCGTCCCACTCGACGGTGTCCGCGAGGACGAGCGCGGGGATGGCGTAGAGGCCGACCATCACGTAGTAGAGGAGGCCTTGGTGGCCTTCGACGCCGAGCAGGGTTTCGCCGGACCCGCCGTAGAGCGTCGTCCAGAACGCGCTGGAGAGGTCGAGACCGAGGACGGTTTCGAGGAGCCAGTGGAGCGGGCCGCTGAGGCCGCCGAGAACCCAGAGGCCCGCGGTCGCGGCGAAGATGTAGGCGACGCGGCGGGCGCGCGGCCCGAGGTCGCCCTCCTCCGCGAGGTACTCGCGGGCCTGTTCGCGGGCGTCGCTCACGTCACTGATTTCGGGCGGGAACAGCCGGAACGTGAGGACGTACCAGACGATGGGGAGCGTGATGACGACGATGGGGAGGCCGATGATGAGCCACTCCGCGAAGCTGATGGAGTAGCCGAGTTGTTGTTCGAGGACGGCGGCGACGACGGCGTTCGGCGGCGTGCCGATGAGGGTGCCGACGCCACCCACTGAGGCGGCGTACGCGGTGCCGAGCAGGGTCGAAATCTGGATGTTCGAGAAGGACGCGGCGTCGTCGCTCTGCTCCTGGACTTCGTCGCGGCCGACGACCTGCGCGAGCACGCCGAGCGCGATGGGCGTCATCATCGCCGTGGTCGCGGTGTTGGACACCCACATCGAGAGGAGAGCGGTCGCGATCATTATCGCGCCGATGAGCCGCCGGGGCGTCGAGCCCATGCGCGCCATGATGTAGAGCGCGATGCGGCGGTCGATGTCGTACTTCTGGAGCGCGTTCGCGAGCATGAACCCCGCGATGAAGAGGAAGATGAGGTGGTCGGCGAACCCGGTGAGCGCGGCGTCGATGTCCGGGTAGACGCCGAACGCGGTGAGCAGGACGGGTATCGAGAGCGCGGTGACGGCGAGCGGTATCGCGCCGGTCACCCAGAGCACGGCGGCGAAGACGAGGGTGGCGAGCGCGTACTGTCCCTTCAGTGAGAGGCCGGTGAGGTCGGGGCCGAACCCGACGACGACGGCGAGTAATGCAGCCACGAGGAACGTGGCGAGTCGGCCGCGAGGACTCCGAATATCCATCTGTATCATTGATACAGCGTCCGGTAACCACCCCTATACGTAATGATTTTCGATACGGGTTAGAAGTGCCGTACCAGCACCCGCACCTGCTCGTCGCTGAGCTCCGCCGCGTACAGCTCGAAGAGCCGCCGCCGCCGGTCGCCCGACAGCCCGCGACTCCCGGATTCGAGCATCGAGACGTGCGCCTGCAGGATGCCGTCCATCTCGCGCTCGACGCCGCGCTGCTCGTAGCCGGCGGCCACCCGGAGCAGTCGCCACGCGAGCGGCGACACCGCCGAGAGGTCTACCTCGTCGTCCATCCGTGTCGAGCGTCGCACACGGCCGCTAAAGTAGTGTCGTCCTGCACCCTCCCGCGGTCACGCGACTTCGAACCCGCCGCCGGACGCCCCGCTCGCGTCCTCCGCCCACTCCAGTTCGAGTTCGAGGCTCGTCTCCGCGCCCTCGCGCTCGACCTTCACCTCGAACTCCACCGTCTCCGGCGGATTCACCGTGAGTTCCTCGTCGCCCGACCGGAGCGTCACCGCGCCGTCGTCGAGTCGGTCGGCGACCGACCGCAGGTAGTCCGCGACCGCCGCGCGCGATTCCTCCGTCTCGCTCTCGAACAGCACTTCTTCCATACCCGAGTGCACGCGCCCCGGCCGCATAACCGTGGTGACGACACGCTTACCCCGCGCAGACCCGTGCGCTCGCGTGATGGGCTCGCGCACGCGCACCGCGCTCGTCAGCCTCGCCGCCAGCCTCGCCGTCAGCGCCGCCGTCTACCACTACACCGGCTGGTTCGTCTTCTTCATCGCGCTCCCCTTCGTCCCCCTCCTCTTTCGCGAGGACGAGACCGAGCCGCCCGTCCGCGAGTGCCCCGAGTGCGGCTTCTCCACGCGGGACGCCGACTACGACTTCTGCCCCCGGGACGGCGCTCGACTCGTCGAACGCTGACTACTCGTCGGACTCCTCGCCCGCTCCCGTTTCGCCGTCCGCCGACGCCGTCCGCTCGGCGTCCCCGTCCGTCTCGGCGTCCGCGTCGGCGGTCGGTTCGGTGTCGTCGCCCGCCACGTCGTCCGCGGGTTCCTGGTCGGTGTCGTCGGCGAGGAGGCCGCCGATTGCTTCGGACTCTATCGGGCGGCCGGCGATGAGTTCGGGGAGGACGAGTTTCACGAAGTGCACGAGGAGCACGAGGAGCATCGGGCCGAGGAAGATGCCGTACCAGCCCCAGAGGAGCGGGCCGAAGATGTACGCGAGCATCACCATCCCGAGGTGGAGGCCGCGCCCGGAGACGTACGGGCGGAGGACGAGGTCGGGGATGACGTCCACGATGAGGAAGGAGACGACGAAGAAGAGCAGGGGGAACCAGAGGAGGGCGGTGCTGGTGGAGACGGCGATGCCGGCGAGGTAGGCGAGCAGGGGGATGTAGACGAGTTTGATGCCGACGACGGGGATGAGGCTGGCGACGCCGGTGAGCACGCCGAGCAGGACGGGGTAGGGGATGCCGAGGCCGGTGGGCGCGACGTAGTCGAGCGCGCTGTACGAGATGCCGCCGATGATGCCCGTGAAGACGGCGTTGAGGATGTTCCCGAAGAAGATGTTCGAGAAGTCGTGGTCGACGCGCGCGAAGTACGCCTCGACGACGCCGTCCGCGTCGGAGAACCGGCGGCGGAACCACCGGGCGAGCCGGTGGTCGTCGCGCAGGAGGTAGAACGCCATCGTTATCATCACGAACAGGTGGAGCGCGGCGTTCCCGATGAATCCGAGGTAGCCGGACGCGTTCGAGACGAACACCTGCGCGGCCTCCACGAAGTTCGGGTCGTCGAGCAGCGACTGGGGGTCTTGGACGATGCCGGAGACGTCGAAGTAGGGCTGGAGGATGGCCTCCAACTGGGTGAGTTCGATGTCGCGCGCGGCGAGGAACTTATCGAACTCCTGGAGGCCGACGGCGAGCGTGTACGCGAGCAGGAGGAGCGCGGGGAGCGCGAGCGCGAGCAGGCTGATGGCGGCGGCGAGACTCGGCGGCCGGACGCGCTTCTTCAGCCGGCGGTAGACGGGCCGGGTGGCGTAGTAGAGGAAGACGCCGAAGACGAATGTTCCGAGGAAGCGGTAGACGACGAACGCGAGCGCGAGCGCGAGGAGGGAGCCGGCGGCCCACCAGCCGGCGCGCGCCCGGTCGTAGTCGAACTCCATACGTTCGGGTGGCCGGGTGGAACCAAAAACCTTCCACCCTGCCGCATCGCTTATCACCCCGGGTCGGTAAGTCGCGTGAGTGCCGCTCGGAGTCGAGTCCATCGTTGCGTCGCCGCCCCTCGACACCAGCGTCGCCCGTATCGCCATCGCGGTCGCGCTCGGGTTGTTCCTCGGGCTCGAACGCGAGTGGTCGCAGAAGGCCGCGGGCATCCGGACGTTCGCCCTCATCAGCGTGCTCGGCGCTATCTTCGCGCTCCACGATTCGGCGCGGTGTGCGGGCGACGGCGTCTGCGTGCCCGTGCTCGTCCCCGTCGGCGGCCTGTTCGTGACGGTGCTCGCGGGCGTCCTGATGTACAACGGGATGGCGTCCGACGAGGGCCTCCACCTGACGACATCGGTGAGTCTCGTCGTCGCGTACGGCGTCGGCGTGCTCGCGGCGCTCGGCGAACTCCTGCCGGCGACGGTGGTCGCGGTGACGAGCAGTCTCCTCCTCGTCCTGAAGCGCGAACTCCACGGGTTCGCGTGGGGGCTCAACCGCGAGGAGATGCGGTCGGTGACGGAGTTCGCCATCCTCTCCTTCGTCGTCTACCCGCTCCTCCCCGCGGGCACCGTTCCGGTCGCGCTCGGCCCCGCGACGGTCGAAATCGAACCCCGGGTCGTCTGGCTGATGGTCGTGTTCGTCGCGGGCATCGGCATCGCGAACTACGTCGTCGTGAAGACGTACGGCTCGAAGGGCATCGCCGTCACGGGCTTCTTCGGCGGCCTTGCGTCCTCCACGGCGGTCGTCGGGACGATGCTCGACCACGTCGGGGAGCGCGCGGAGGCCGCGGCGTACGCCGTCGCGGGCGTCCTTCTCGCGAACGCGGCGATGGCGCTCCGCAACCTCCTCATCGTGCTCGTGTTCACGCTCGGCGGCCGGCCGCTCTGGCCGGTCGTCCCGCCGCTCGCCGTCGTCGTCCTCGGGAGCGTCGCGGTCGCCGCGCTCACCGCCGACTGGGGCGAGAGCGTGCCGATGGACCTCGACAGCCCGTTCTCGACGCGGAACGCGCTCTCGTTCGGCGCGATGTTCGCCGTCGTGCTCGCGGCGGGCGGACTGGCGGAGGCGGAGTTCGGCGCGCTCGGGTTCTACGCGACCGCGGTCTTCTCGGGACTGGTGTCGAGCGCGGGCGCGACCACGTCCGCCGTCGTCCTCTACCGCACCGGCGGCCTCGACTCGCACACCGCGGTCGTCGCGGTGTTCCTCGCGACCGCGTCCAGCATCGGCGTGAAGGTCGCGCTCGCGGCGACGAGCACGAACCGCGCGTTCGCCCGCCGTGTCGCCGCGTGGAGCGTCGTCCTCCTCGTCGCCGGCGGCCTCGTCGCGGCCGTCTCCACGATGTAATACTTGCCGCGGACGAAACGGACACCTTTTACCTCGGGGGCGTGCCTCCTACCAGCATGGACCGGGAGACAGCAGCGCCGAGCGTCACCGAGATGCCCGGCGAACGCGCGAAGCAGTGGGCCGACCACCACGGCCAGCACGCCGCCCCGAGCACGTACGTCTACGACTTCGTCTGGGACACCTCCGAGTGGGCGGAGGGCCCCTTCTGCACCGACGTGGACGGGAACGTCCTCCTCGACTTCACGAGCCACGTCGCGTCCGCCCCGCTCGGGTACAACAACCCGAAAATCATGGACGAACTGGAGGACTTCGGCCTCGTCGACCCCCTGAAAATCGCCGGCCAGGACTTCTACGTCTCGAACGGCGGCACGCCCGACGACCCCGAGATTCCGGGGCCGACACAGCTCCTCGACCGCCTCACGGAGGCGACGAGTCACTACGACCTCGACACCGCCTTCCTCTCGAACTCGGGCGCTGAAGCGGTCGAGAACGCCATCAAGATCTGTTACGCCGACGGCGGCCACCGCGCGATAACGACCGAGGGCGCGTTCCACGGCCGCACCCTCGGCGCGCTCAGCCTCAACCGCTCGAAGTCCGTCCAGCGCCGCGGCTACCCCGAGATTCCGGGCGTCCTCAGCGTCCCCTACTGCTCCTGCGAGGGCGAATGCACCTGTGGCTGGAAGACCGACGGCCCCGGCGGGAACGCCCTCGCCGACCGCCTCCACCCGACCCGCGGCAACATCCCCGCCGAGGAGGTCTCCTTCCTCATCATCGAACCCCAGCAGGGAGAGGGCGGCTACCGCGTCCCCAGCGACGAGTTCGCGCGGGACATCGCCGACCTCAAAGCACAACACGGGTTCAAGATAATCTCCGACGAGATTCAGGCCGGCCTCGGCCGCACGGGCGAGATGTGGGGTATCGACCACCTCCCCTTCGACCCCGACGTCATCACGTCCGCGAAGGGGCTCCGCGTCGGCGCGACCGTCGCCAACGAAGACTTGTTCCCCGAGGAGAAGGGCCGGCTGTCCTCGACGTGGGGCGCGGGCGACATCCTCGCGTCCGCCCAGGGCGTCGCCACCCTCGACGCGATTCAGGAGCACGACCTCGTCCGGAACGCCCGCGAGCGCGGCCGCCAGCTCACCGAACTCGTCACCGACTACGACTCCGAGTACGTCGTGGACGTGCGCGGCCGCGGCCTGATGTTCGCCATCGAACTCGACACCAAAGACCGCCGCGAAGCCCTCGTGAAAGCCGCGCTGGAGCGCGGCCTCCTCACGCTCGGCTGCGGGTACAAGGCGCTCCGCCTCCTCCCGCCGCTCGACGTGACCGCGCGCGAAATCGAACTCGGCACGAGCATCCTCTTCGACGCGCTCGAAAGCCCGCGCGTGAAACAGGCGAGCCCGAGCCTCGAACACTCCGAGGACGCGGCCTAACCGCGAAACGACCGTAGAACGTTTCTGACGCCTAATTACGCGGCAGTGGAGAGGTAGGCGGTGATGTCCGTCGTGGATATCATGCCGATGACGCCCGCGGTGTCGTCCACGACGGGGATGTGGTGGATGCCGTGGTCGATGAGGGTTTCCGCGACGTCCACGATGGGTTCGTCCGCGGTGACGGTGACGAGGTCGGTGCTCATGTACTTCGAGACGGGGTCGTCGCGCGTAATCGCGCCGTCGGCGGCGATGGCGACGAAGTCCGTGGCCGTGAGGATGCCGACGAGTCCGTTCTCCTCGTCCACGACGACGACGGAACTGATCTCGTTGTCCCGCATCACGGACGCGGCCTCCTCGACGGGCGTGTCGGGCGTGACGGTCTGAATCGGCGCGGACATCAATCGACCGACGAAAATGTCTTCCATACCCGCTGGTTGTACCACCACCCACAAAGGGGCTTTCGCTTAGTACTGGTAGCGCCGACCGTCCTCCTCCGTCTGCGGGAACTCCCGGCCGCCCGTCATCTCCTCGAAACTCATCCCCGAGAGGTACTCGTCGTACGTCGCGTCGTACTCGCTCCGCAGGTGGAAGTCGAGTTTCCCCGACTGGACGAGCGTGTCGAAGAACTGGTGGACCGCACGCCCCACGAGGTCGTCCACGTCCTCGGGGTCGAGCGCCGCCGACAGCATCGCCAACTCCGTCCGGGTCTCGCGGTCGAGCGACACCGCGTGGTCTGCGAGTTCCGCGTTCTGTTCCTCCACGGCGTCCTGCAGGTCGTCCAGACTCATACCCCCGCGTTCTCGCGGACGCGGAAAACGCCTTTCGCCTCCCCGCGAACCGGTCGCTCCCCGCGTGCCGTTCGACGGCCCGCCGGGAACCACAACCGAGTTACCCGGCGCGACCCACGGTTCGCGTGATGAGTGAGGCCGAGGCCGCGGACTGCCTGCCCGAGGACGTGGACGCCGTCCGGAACGCCCTCGTCACCTGGTACGAGGACGACCACCGCGACTTCCCGTGGCGGAACACGGACGACGCCTACGAGATTCTGGTGTCTGAGGTGATGAGCCAGCAGACCCAGCTCGAACGCGTCCGCGAGGCCTTCAACGAATTCCTGAACAAGTGGCCGACCGTCCACGACCTCGCCGCCGCGAGCCGGGGGGACGTGGTGGCGTTCTGGACGGGGCACTCGCTCGGGTACAACAACCGCGCGCGCTACCTCCACGAGGCCGCCGAGCAGGTCGTCGCGGACTACGACGGCCGGTTCCCGGAGTCGCCCGCGGAACTCCAGGAGCTGATGGGGGTCGGGCCGTACACGGCGAACGCGGTCGCGTCGTTCGCGTTCAACAACGGGAACGCCGTCGTGGACACGAACGTCAAGCGCGTGCTCTACCGCGCCTTTTCGGTGCCGGACGACGACGCGGCGTTCGAGGACGCGGCGGGCTTCCTGATGCCCGACGGGGAGTCCCGCGTCTGGAACAACGCCATCATGGAACTCGGGGGCGTGGCGTGCGAGAAAGTCCCGTCCTGCGACGAGGCCGGGTGTCCGTGGCGCGAGCACTGCGACGCCTACGAGTCGGGCGATTTCACCGCGCCCGACGTGCCGACCCAGCCGAGCTTCGAGGGGAGTCGCCGGCAGAAGCGCGGCCGCGTCGTCGCCGCGCTCTCCGAGTACGACGAATTATCGCTCTCCCAGCTGGGGCCGAAGGTTCGCGTGGACTACGGCGGCGACACCGGCGCGGAGTGGCTGCGCGGCCTGCTCGCCGACCTCGAAGACGACGGCCTCGTCGC from Salarchaeum japonicum carries:
- a CDS encoding DUF7528 family protein, which codes for MRRLVEKFSSSKPSPTATADGATVHVEVDGHVHGLSREQADALRDELEDALTARQEFLNTACERRLDGAFVVERRGADSAGHRKVFESFDEVARLFDRLPAEFTAEDLSATGLTGGRRHMVLWFFVEHPDFACSLASRQPLTAAKDGGES
- a CDS encoding DUF1028 domain-containing protein — protein: MIFSIVARDPGTGAVGVAVWHGLSRLDRK
- a CDS encoding SLC13 family permease; the protein is MIQMDIRSPRGRLATFLVAALLAVVVGFGPDLTGLSLKGQYALATLVFAAVLWVTGAIPLAVTALSIPVLLTAFGVYPDIDAALTGFADHLIFLFIAGFMLANALQKYDIDRRIALYIMARMGSTPRRLIGAIMIATALLSMWVSNTATTAMMTPIALGVLAQVVGRDEVQEQSDDAASFSNIQISTLLGTAYAASVGGVGTLIGTPPNAVVAAVLEQQLGYSISFAEWLIIGLPIVVITLPIVWYVLTFRLFPPEISDVSDAREQAREYLAEEGDLGPRARRVAYIFAATAGLWVLGGLSGPLHWLLETVLGLDLSSAFWTTLYGGSGETLLGVEGHQGLLYYVMVGLYAIPALVLADTVEWDDLEDIDWGTILLFGGGIALADAFAATGATRWIASGIFTNLTDAPVLAIVFAVVLLIIFLTEMTSNTATATIVVPVLVSLGSVLAGTLGVVPEAAAVFLAVSGAVAASFAFALPVATPPNAIVFGSGYIRQKHMMRAGVVLNVLMTLVLTALITALFYFVWPAILW
- a CDS encoding amphi-Trp domain-containing protein codes for the protein MEEVLFESETEESRAAVADYLRSVADRLDDGAVTLRSGDEELTVNPPETVEFEVKVEREGAETSLELELEWAEDASGASGGGFEVA
- a CDS encoding AI-2E family transporter; the encoded protein is MEFDYDRARAGWWAAGSLLALALAFVVYRFLGTFVFGVFLYYATRPVYRRLKKRVRPPSLAAAISLLALALPALLLLAYTLAVGLQEFDKFLAARDIELTQLEAILQPYFDVSGIVQDPQSLLDDPNFVEAAQVFVSNASGYLGFIGNAALHLFVMITMAFYLLRDDHRLARWFRRRFSDADGVVEAYFARVDHDFSNIFFGNILNAVFTGIIGGISYSALDYVAPTGLGIPYPVLLGVLTGVASLIPVVGIKLVYIPLLAYLAGIAVSTSTALLWFPLLFFVVSFLIVDVIPDLVLRPYVSGRGLHLGMVMLAYIFGPLLWGWYGIFLGPMLLVLLVHFVKLVLPELIAGRPIESEAIGGLLADDTDQEPADDVAGDDTEPTADADAETDGDAERTASADGETGAGEESDE
- a CDS encoding MgtC/SapB family protein; this encodes MPLGVESIVASPPLDTSVARIAIAVALGLFLGLEREWSQKAAGIRTFALISVLGAIFALHDSARCAGDGVCVPVLVPVGGLFVTVLAGVLMYNGMASDEGLHLTTSVSLVVAYGVGVLAALGELLPATVVAVTSSLLLVLKRELHGFAWGLNREEMRSVTEFAILSFVVYPLLPAGTVPVALGPATVEIEPRVVWLMVVFVAGIGIANYVVVKTYGSKGIAVTGFFGGLASSTAVVGTMLDHVGERAEAAAYAVAGVLLANAAMALRNLLIVLVFTLGGRPLWPVVPPLAVVVLGSVAVAALTADWGESVPMDLDSPFSTRNALSFGAMFAVVLAAGGLAEAEFGALGFYATAVFSGLVSSAGATTSAVVLYRTGGLDSHTAVVAVFLATASSIGVKVALAATSTNRAFARRVAAWSVVLLVAGGLVAAVSTM
- a CDS encoding class-III pyridoxal-phosphate-dependent aminotransferase; the encoded protein is MDRETAAPSVTEMPGERAKQWADHHGQHAAPSTYVYDFVWDTSEWAEGPFCTDVDGNVLLDFTSHVASAPLGYNNPKIMDELEDFGLVDPLKIAGQDFYVSNGGTPDDPEIPGPTQLLDRLTEATSHYDLDTAFLSNSGAEAVENAIKICYADGGHRAITTEGAFHGRTLGALSLNRSKSVQRRGYPEIPGVLSVPYCSCEGECTCGWKTDGPGGNALADRLHPTRGNIPAEEVSFLIIEPQQGEGGYRVPSDEFARDIADLKAQHGFKIISDEIQAGLGRTGEMWGIDHLPFDPDVITSAKGLRVGATVANEDLFPEEKGRLSSTWGAGDILASAQGVATLDAIQEHDLVRNARERGRQLTELVTDYDSEYVVDVRGRGLMFAIELDTKDRREALVKAALERGLLTLGCGYKALRLLPPLDVTAREIELGTSILFDALESPRVKQASPSLEHSEDAA
- a CDS encoding CBS domain-containing protein produces the protein MEDIFVGRLMSAPIQTVTPDTPVEEAASVMRDNEISSVVVVDEENGLVGILTATDFVAIAADGAITRDDPVSKYMSTDLVTVTADEPIVDVAETLIDHGIHHIPVVDDTAGVIGMISTTDITAYLSTAA
- a CDS encoding HhH-GPD family protein, which codes for MSEAEAADCLPEDVDAVRNALVTWYEDDHRDFPWRNTDDAYEILVSEVMSQQTQLERVREAFNEFLNKWPTVHDLAAASRGDVVAFWTGHSLGYNNRARYLHEAAEQVVADYDGRFPESPAELQELMGVGPYTANAVASFAFNNGNAVVDTNVKRVLYRAFSVPDDDAAFEDAAGFLMPDGESRVWNNAIMELGGVACEKVPSCDEAGCPWREHCDAYESGDFTAPDVPTQPSFEGSRRQKRGRVVAALSEYDELSLSQLGPKVRVDYGGDTGAEWLRGLLADLEDDGLVAVEERGGETVARLRD